Below is a genomic region from Candidatus Zixiibacteriota bacterium.
CAGCGAGACCACTGCATCCGGTGAGCGGATCGAGTTGGGATCGGCGCGGACTTGCGCGGTCTACATCGATGATCTGCTGATCGCCCTCAAGCAGGCAGCGTTTGTTCGCAGCAAGGCCGGAGAGCCGTTCCACCTCGAACCACTGTCGCGTCTACCCGCACTCAAGATGGATGGGGTGGCGGTCGAGGGTGTAGTGCCGGTGCGTGACGGCGCGACGATTCAGGTCGAGGGATACGAGGTCAGAATCCAATATCTGCCTGGAGAGTTGGCGGTTGCGGGAGGTGTGCCTTCGGCGGAGGCGCTCTCTCCTCGGGAGCCGGAGATCGCCCGGGATCTCCCGTTGCCGCCGCCCCTGGAGCCGGAGTTGCCGCCTCCTTTGGACCTGGCTGAGGCCGAGTCGCCCTTGCGTCAGCCCATGGGGCGCGAGTCCCCGTTGCCGACCCCACCGATCTCCAGCGATCGGGAGAAGACGGTCTTTGTGCAGCGCATCGGGAAGCTTGTGGCGATCGGTGGCCCACTCCGGGGGCAGCAGTGGGATTTGGCCATCGGTGAGACGAGGATCGGCCGTGACCCGGCGCAAAATCACATCGTGGTCCGTCTGGACGCGCAAGGGGGGGTGGACAACAGCATCTCCCGGCGACACGCCTCCATCCATGTCGTCGGCAACCAAGTGTTCGTCGAAGACCAGCACAGCGCGGCTGGTACCTTCATCGCCGGACGACAGTTGCCGCCCGGAGAGCGCGTAGCGATCAAGAACCAGGATGTCATCGAGATCCGCTCGGCGAAGGAGAGCACGCTTCTGCGGTTGGAGCTGCCCGGAGTCGCAGCTCCCCAACCGTCCGCTTTGCCAAGGGAACCGCTCCGTGAGCCGGTGCGTGAGCGCCCGGTGGAAACGCCGCGGTACCGCGAAGAGCCCATTCCCGTGGGTGAAGACGAAGGCGACAGAGAACGTATGGCAGGGCGACGTCGCCGACGCCCGGGCAGAACGGACTACGATGAAAACCCCTTCGTGCCGATGGAAGGTACAAGGGGGCGTGGGTCCTTGCCGCGCTGGGTCTGGATTGTCGTGGCGGTGGTCGCCGTGCTGGTCGTGGGGACACTCTTGGTTCTCGCGCTCTGATTCCACGGGCCCTCGCGGTTCCCATGAAGCGTCGCGGCCGGAATGGTTCATTTCCGGTCCGAGTGCAGGTTGTGGCGCGGGGGACTCTTTTGTATCTATACCTGATGTCCGGCCGGGCGGGCCGGGCACGCAGTCCCGAGCGATCGGTCGCAGGCGAGCGAGGCGAATGGTCAACGTGACGATGCATGGCGACAGCGACATTGGTCGCGTGCGCCGGATTAATGAAGACAACTTTCGTCTGATCCCTTCGTGTCCGGCCGTGGTGGTCTGTGACGGGATGGGGGGACACGCGGCCGGGGAAATCGCCTCGCAGCGGGCGGTGGAGACCATCGAGGCATACCTGTTGGGCGGATCGTCGATCGCGCCTCCGCCTCCCGGGCTCTTGCCTGCGGGATTGGACTCTCTGTCCGTCGAGGCCCTGGAGCTTGTCTGGGCCGTCCGTCTGGCCAACCGGCGGGTCTTTCAGACGGCGCAGACCCAGCGGCAAATGCGCGGGATGGGGACGACCTTGGTGGCGACACGGTTCGTGCCGGGATATGCCATTATCTGCCACGTCGGTGATTCGCGGGCCTATCGATTCCGCGGTGGTCGTCTTGAGCCTTTGACCGTCGACCACTCGCTGGTGGCGGAACTGGTGGCTCAGAATGAAATCACACCGGAGCAGGCGCGCACGTTTGCCGACCGGAACATCATCACGCGCGCCTTGGGCACGCGCCCGGTGGTCGCGGTCGACGTCAATGTCGTCCCCCTGCGACCGGGAGACTGGTACGTTCTGTGCTCTGACGGTTTGTCGGGGACGATCAGGGATGAGGAGATCGCGGCGATCTTGTCACGCCAGGGACAGTCGGCGGCACGGGCGGTCGGTGAGTTGATTGCCGCTGCCAACGCGGCCGGTGGACCCGACAACATCACCGTTGCAATCGCGGAAATCGACGACGTTGACGAGCCGGTCGAAGGTAGGCAGAAGACCGAAACGGTGCCGGAGCCGTCAGACACCGTCGCCGATCAGGAAAGTGGGGCACTCGACGCACTGTTTCCCGGTGTCAAGGGCTCCGCCACTGTCCCCGAGGCACAGACCGACAGGATCCGGATCGACCCTTCGCTGCTTTAGCCCACACCTGCATCATCTGCCCTGCCCGAGGGCTCATTGACCGAGTCGAATTCCCATCGCCGTCGCGGTTTATGGCCGTGGAAGAACGACAGGCAGTAGTTCCTCCTTCCTTACTGTGCAGTTGTAGAGTAGGTGCTACCCCTCTGCTTCGCTCGGGGCAAGTTGCAGCCCCATCAGCGGGTTGAATACCCGCTGTCCTCGTGCCGTCGCATCTCGCGGACAGGGGGCTTTCAGCCCCCTGCTCGGGCACGGTAGGCCGTGCCCTTACTTGATGATCACTAGCTTGCCGATCTGTCTACCCAACCGCGAATCGACCCGCCAGATGTAAATCCCCGACACCACCGCCTGCGTGTTGCGCGAGATCAGGTCCCAGCCGACGATCGAGGGATAGGTCGTCAGGAACGGATCGGGATGCAGAATTTTGCGGA
It encodes:
- a CDS encoding FHA domain-containing protein; the encoded protein is MPKFTIVRAGQKISETTASGERIELGSARTCAVYIDDLLIALKQAAFVRSKAGEPFHLEPLSRLPALKMDGVAVEGVVPVRDGATIQVEGYEVRIQYLPGELAVAGGVPSAEALSPREPEIARDLPLPPPLEPELPPPLDLAEAESPLRQPMGRESPLPTPPISSDREKTVFVQRIGKLVAIGGPLRGQQWDLAIGETRIGRDPAQNHIVVRLDAQGGVDNSISRRHASIHVVGNQVFVEDQHSAAGTFIAGRQLPPGERVAIKNQDVIEIRSAKESTLLRLELPGVAAPQPSALPREPLREPVRERPVETPRYREEPIPVGEDEGDRERMAGRRRRRPGRTDYDENPFVPMEGTRGRGSLPRWVWIVVAVVAVLVVGTLLVLAL
- a CDS encoding Stp1/IreP family PP2C-type Ser/Thr phosphatase codes for the protein MVNVTMHGDSDIGRVRRINEDNFRLIPSCPAVVVCDGMGGHAAGEIASQRAVETIEAYLLGGSSIAPPPPGLLPAGLDSLSVEALELVWAVRLANRRVFQTAQTQRQMRGMGTTLVATRFVPGYAIICHVGDSRAYRFRGGRLEPLTVDHSLVAELVAQNEITPEQARTFADRNIITRALGTRPVVAVDVNVVPLRPGDWYVLCSDGLSGTIRDEEIAAILSRQGQSAARAVGELIAAANAAGGPDNITVAIAEIDDVDEPVEGRQKTETVPEPSDTVADQESGALDALFPGVKGSATVPEAQTDRIRIDPSLL